The DNA region CAACACACAATTATTGTCTTTACGGCAGACCATGGAGAAACTTTCTTTGAACATGATGGCTATTTAGACCATTCTCCAAGAGTTTATGAAACAACGATACATATTCCTCTAATCTTATATTATGAGCCGAAAATAAAATCAGGTATAAAAATAAATAAACTTGTAAGTAATATAGATATCGCTCCTACTATTTTAGAGTTAGCAGGCATAAAAATTCCCGATGAATATGAAGGAAAATCATTTGCAAATCTACTAGTAGGAGAAAACGAAAAAGGATCAAATAGAGAACAATTATATGTGTTTAGCGAATCAACGAGAAAAGCTCCTTATCTTGAAAATGGCGTAAACGAATATTTGCTCAAAGCAAAAAATAAATGGCCCAATGATCCTTTTGCAAAATCTATAAGAGGCAGAAAATGGAAGTATATTGAAACGCCCTATCTCGGAAGGGAAGAGTTTTATGATATAAAAAACGATCCTAACGAAAGAAACAATCTTATAAACAGCAATGATAATAGAATTAAGTCAGAAATAGTAAGGTTCAGGAATCTTTTGGATTTCTATAAAAAGATATATGTACCGCCGGCAGTAAAATACATAGATAGGAAAAGTATTGAGAATCTTAAAAGTTTAGGATACATAAACTAAAAGAAGTAAAGAAGAAGAAAATTATTTTTTTCTATTTCCGAACTCCCTATGTTGTAGCGCAAGCAGTGTTACAGGTGATAATTTATATTTTATCATTCAGTACCAAGAAGAGAATAGAAGACACACAGTTTCACTCACGCTTCAGCCATTAAATAAACTGTCCTTTCAATTGTCAGAAGGTTGAAGATTTTTGATTCCAATTATCTTGAATGGCGTAGAAGCAGAACTATAATCTTTTAATGAATCTTCGGGACAATGTTCCAAACAATTCAATATGACACAAACCCTATATTTTGACCTCTAACAAAAAATTTTTTTAGGGAACAATTTCCTTTCAACTTCTATTTGCCCGGTCTTTCATATTTGAAAAGGCAAACAGCCGCTCCGCGCGCCTGCGCGCAAAGGATTTCACCTTTTGTTCCCGGAAATGCCGCTTTTGTTGCTTCAATATCCATTTCACATATTACATGGCAGGGCTCATCAAAACCATATTCCTTCGCCATACCCATTACAGGACAAACCTTCTGAATCTCAAGGACAGCATCAATTCCTTTATTTGAGATGTCAACTACTTCCATCTCCATACCAATCTGCTTATAGAGAGGAATTGCTTTAGAAAAGCCATCGGCAAGGGTTGTGTTTTCAATCAGTGGTCCCATATTCTTCTTCTGCCTTTCAGGATAACCCTCAAAAAGAGTGTCCCATGCTTTCTGCTCACCTTCTGCATCCATAATCTTTTTGTATGTTTCAAATTTTTTCCTGAACATCTCCAACGCTTGGTTTTTATCTTGCGGCATATCTCTCCTCCTTTTTTATTTTAAATTTTTGTCCATATTACATAATTTAAATCTTAAAATAAACTTTTTTTGGCTGTATTGTTGATAAATTTTTCAGTAGGTCTATCTTTATCTTTGCTGTTACTCAAAAACTTGTCATTCCAGTCAGCATATACACAATAATGAATATCGAAATATCCGACATATTTGCCGTGAACAAAATCAAGACTTTCACCGCAAATGAGAGTACTTGATAAAGTCTTTATGCCAAAGGAGAAACCCATCTCGTCTATTAGATATTTTTTAAGGTCTGACTTTATTTTTAAGCTGAAAAAATGTAGATAATAGACCGCATCAGAAGAGTGAGAAAAATAAAGGAATAAATTTGGACAATTCAATATGAACGAAGTGAAATCAAAAAAAGTCGTTGTAGCAATGAGCGGAGGCGTGGACAGCTCGGTTGCCGCTTACCTTCTCAAAGAAAAAGGTTATGAGGTCATTGGGATATCACTACAGCTATATGACCAAACCTGTTACACAGGGAAGGATTTTGGCACCTGTTGTTCCATTTCGGATATTAAAGACGCCCGTCGTGTTGCGTCAAAACTTGGCATTCCCTTCTATGTGGCAAATTTTGAAAAAGAGTTCAGAGAAGAGGTAATCGAACATTTCCTCGATGAATATTTTTCAGGGCGCACTCCTAATCCCTGCATTCTTTGTAATAGAAAAATCAAGTTCAAATATCTCCTTAAACGAGCAATGGAAATAGGTGCATCCTATCTTGCAACAGGACACTACGCACAAATCGTGAAAGATGAAAAAAATGGAGAATATTTGTTGAAAAAAGGGGTGGACAAAAACAAGGACCAATCTTATTTCTTGGCAGGCATTGGGCAAGATATATTGCAAAAATTGATTTTTCCTGTGGGTAATTTAAAGAAAAATGAAGTTAGGGAGATTGCCAAAAAAGGGAAACTGCCGGTTTGGGAAAAAAGAGAAAGTCAGGAAATCTGTTTTGTGCCATCAAACAATTACAGGGAATTTCTGAAAAAAGAGCGTCCCCATTCAACAGGAAAGGCTGGAAATATTGTAACGAGTGATGGGAAAGTAATAAGCACTCATAAAGGAATTGAAAATTATACGATTGGACAGAGGCGTGGCTTGGGTATTGCGGCAGGCAAACCACTTTATGTAATAAGAATCAACACGAAAAAGAATGAAATTGTCGTTGGAAGCAAAGAGGAGTTATACAAAAGAGAATTGGTTGTAAGAAACCTCATATGGCATTCCAAAAAGGATATTCCCAATAAAGGTGATAAAGTTGAAATCAAATATCGATACAGAAGCAGCAGCGCGCCGGCAGAAATAGTATCTCTTTCCAAAGACAAACTTAATGCAAGATTTACCACTCCTCAAAAATCATTGACACCGGGGCAAGAAGCAGTTTTTTACAGGGGTGATATGGTTTTGGGCGCAGGCACTATAGAGGAAGCCAAATGAAACGCGAAAAAGTGAAGATAATCACGCTTGGATGCGCCAAAAACACTGTCGATTCAGAGGTATTGGCAGGAATTCTCGAAAACAACGGGATAGAAGTTGTCGAGGATTCCGCTCGGGCAGAAACTGTCATAATCAATACCTGCTCTTTTATAGAGAAGGCACGGGAAGAATCAATCGATGTAATTCTTGAAGCAGCTTTGGAAAAAACGAATGGAAACATCAAAAAATTGATTGTGGCAGGATGTATGTCTGAAAGATATGGGCAACAGCTTGCCGCTGAAATTCCCGAGATAGACGAAATATTGGGGATTGATGAAATTCCAGAAATACTCAATTTTTATAAGGGCAGTAAAAGAAAAAGAGACATTATTAGTAGAAAATCACAATTTTTATATGACCATACAATACCGCGCAAAAAACTTACTCCGCCCGGAGTTTCCTATATCAAAGTTTCAGACGGCTGTGATAACAGATGTGCATATTGCGCCATTCCCGCAATCAGGGGAAATCTACGGTCAAGAAGTATTGAATCAATTTTGAATGAAGCAGAAAATCTCGCAAGAAACGGCACAGTGGAAATCAACCTTCTTGCAAATGATTTGACTTCATTTGGGAAAGATAAGAATGAAGGAGAGAATTTGGCCAGTCTTCTCTCAGCATTGAGCAATATTGAAAATCTGAAATGGATACGCCCCCTTTATCTTTATCCATCAAGAATAGATGAAAAACTCATTGAAACAATCGCCTCAAAAGTGAACATATGCAATTATTTCGATATGCCTATTCAACATACAGACAACACGATTCTTCAAATGATGGAAAGAAAATACAAAATCGAAGAGGTAAAGGAAACTATAAACAGAATCAGAGCTATCATACCTGACGCAGTTTTCAGGACAACATTTATCACAGGTTTTCCTGCAGAAACAGATGAGCGCTTTGAAAGAATAATAGAATTTATCGAAGAGATGAAACTCGATTGGATTGGAGTCTTTGCATACTCAAAGGAAGAAGGCACAAAAGCGAAAAATCTCACACCGCAAATCCCCTTAGAAAAAGCAGAAGAAAGGGCAATGAAAATTGAAGAGGTGCAAAAGAAGATATCTGCAGCAAAACTTGCCTCTTTAAGAGGCAAAAGATGTGAAGCAATTATCGAGGCACAAACATCTGAAAAGAATATCTATGAAGGTAGGATTCGCTCACAAGCCCCTGAAGTAGATGGGATGGCATTCATTAGCGGTGAAAAGCTTGAATGCGGAAAAATCTATACGGTAGAAATCGATGACACCCTCGACTTCGATGTTTGGGCAACTGTCTGTAATGATTAAAGCATTAGGAAAAAATAATTTTTTTTAGATGACTGCTTCATTCATCACTTTAAAAAAACTACCTATTTATCTTTCTTCAAATAATATAGCGTAGGAAATCCTTCTTTTTTATTTGTCATTTATTACAGATGTAAATCACGAAATCAAATTTGCAATCGCAAAAAACCCATCTGTCAATCACACTCGAGCGAATCGGCTGTTAGAAAAGAGATGTCTGATTGTCTGGAGGAGGCTCGATGCCAAGATGTGTATATGCAAGCTTCGTCGCAGTGCGGCCTCGAGGAGTCCTTTCAAGAAATCCCTTCTGTATCAAAAAAGGCTCATACACATCCTCGATTGTATCTTTCTCTTCATTTATTACTGCTGAAATCGTTCCCACTCCAACAGGCCCGCCATTAAATTTTTCAATTATTACCTTCAAAAGTTTTCTATCAAGAGAATCGAGCCCTTGGGAATCGATTTCGAGTTTGTTCAGTGCGCTGTTGGCAATTTCCTCGTCTATTGTTCCGTCGCCTTCAATTTGTGCGTAATCCCGAACTCTTCTCAACAGGCGGTTTGCGATTCTTGGAGTGCCGCGAGAGCGTGAAGCGATAACATATCTTCCTTCATCAGTGATCTTGACACCAAGAATTTTCGCTGAGCGGCTTACAATGGCTGAAAGCTCATCCTCGTTGTAAAAATCAAGCCGATGTTTTATTCCGAATCTTCCCCTCAATGGTGAAGTCAAAAGTCCTGCCCTCGTTGTTGCACCAATGAGAGTAAAACGTGGAAGTTTGAGTTTCATAGAGCGAGCCGCAGGGCCCTGCCCTATTACGATGTCAACCTCGAAGTCCTCCATTGCAGGATATAACACTTCTTCTATCGTCCTGTTGAGACGATGAATTTCATCGATGAAGAGAATATCCTTTTCTTTGAGATTGGTAAGTATAGCTACGAGGTCGCCCTGCCTTTCTATGACAGGACCTGAAGTGGCTCTAATATTGACACCCATCTCACGGGCAATTATATAAGCAAGGGTAGTTTTGCCCAATCCGGGAGGTCCCCAAAAAAGGCAGTGGTCAAGGGCTTCCCCTCTTTTTTTTGCCGCTTCGATAAAAACCTTGAGGTTTTCCTTTACATTCTGCTGTCCAACATAATCATCAAAGGCAGAAGGACGCAGAGTAAGGTCAAGCTCTTTTTCTTCGATTTGTAATTCTTCCTTCTTCATTGTTCTATTTCTTCGAAATTATTTCTTCTCCAAGACTTTTAATATTATAGAATATAACGCTTTTATAAAAAAAATTTTATTCACTATGTTTTACAAGATACTTCAACGATTCTTTCAACAACTCCTCAACAGAAATGCCATCAGCACCATTTTTAGACGCCTTTGCAACTGCTTTTTCAGCCATACTCTTTGAATATCCCAGATTGATTAAGGCAGAAACTACATCATCCGTCAATTTAGATTTTAAAACTCCCTTCCCCTCTTCTGCTTTCCTCCCTTCACAAATATCTGCTGAAATCTTGTCCCGAAGCTCATATATGAGCCGCTCAGCAGTCTTCTTCCCTACGCCGGGAATAGAGTTTAAAAGAATAATGTCGCCTTCCCTTATCGCCTCTGCAATCTTTTCAGTTTCAGCGCCAGACATTATATTTATTGCCAACTTCGGTCCTATCTTCGAAACACTGATGAGTGATTTGAAAAGCGATTTTTCCTGAGGCGTAAAGAAACCGAAAAGCTCAAATGCGTCTTCGCGAATATGAGTATGCACTTCCAACAATACTTCACTTCCTACTTCAGGCAATTTATAGAATGTAGAAAGAGGAATAAACACCTCATAGCCAATTCCATTGACATCTACCAATACCTGATTGGGCTTCTTCGACTCAAGGATTCCACGAATCTTGCCTATCACTCTTTTTCACACCCTTCCAAAAATTTGTTCATCTTGCCATTTTCAGTCGTTCTTCCGTTTCTCTGCTGTGAATATGGCAGATAGCCACAGCCAAAGCGTCTGTGATGTCAGGAAGCATCTTCTTGTCAGGCAAATTGAGCATCAATTTCACCATATGTTGGACCTGTTCTTTTGTGCCTCTTCCATATCCGAGAACGGATTTTTTAATCTCCGTAGGCATATATTCGGCTACAGGAATGCCGCTCTTTTCTATGGCAAGAAGAGCGACTCCGCGTGCATGTCCAAGTTTTAAAGCTGATTTGGCATCTCTTGCAAAAAAGAGGTTTTCTACTGCCGATTCATCAGGGGAATATATTTCTATAACTTTGATCAATTCATCGAAAATATTATTGAGGCGCAGAGACAGACTTTTTTTTTCGGAAGTTCTAACTCTGCCGGCATAGAGACATTCCATACCTGAACCATTTTTTTCAACGATCCCGATCCCTGTAACGACAGTTCCCGGATCTATTCCCAATACTCTCATTTGGCAGACTGCCTCATATCTGATCCTGCAAATTTTTCATTACTTCATCGGGAATATCGAAATTGGAATAGACATGTTGGACATCATCATGGTCTTCGAGGACATCCATCAATTTAAGTACTTTAAGCGCTTTATCACCGTCAACCTTTACAGTGTTTTTAGGGACCATCGTAATCTCTGCATATTGCATTGGAATTGAAGCATCGTTCAAAGCCTTCTTCACAGACTCAAAACTTTCAAGGTCCGTTACAATTTCATATATATCATCTTCTGTTTTCATATCTTCAGCACCGGCTTCTATTACTTTTTCCATAAGTGCTTCTTCATCTGCCTTGCTTTTTTCCACATGAATGAGTCCTTTTTTTTCAAACATCCAGCTCACACATCCGGCTTCACCAATATTGCCGCCGTGCTTTGAAAAGAGGTTTCTAAGTTCAGCAACTGTTCTATTTTTGTTGTCAGAAAGGCATTCTACAAGGACGGCAATTCCTCCGGGACCATACCCCTCATATTCAGCCTGTTCATATGTAACTCCGGGCAGTTCGCCTGTGCCTCTCTTGATTGCCCTCTGTATATTGTCATTAGGCATATTAGCACTGCGCGCCGCAGCTATTGCTGTGCGAAGGCGGGGATTCGCTTCAGGATCACCACCCCCAAGACGGGCGGCAACCATAATTTCTTTCTGCAGTTTTGTGAACAACTTTCCCCTTTTTGCATCTTCCTTACTCTTCTTATGCTTTATTGTTGACCATTTTGAATGTCCTGACATCTTTCATACCTCCAAAATTGTCCAATGAATGATTGATTCGTTAGATAATAAACTATTTTTCAACTAAACTTTCCTTCAAATTATCCCTTAATTTCTCAAGGAACAATTCATCTCTTATTTTTCTGCCCTTCTCATCTCCCACATAAAAGACTAAAACAGCTCTAATTCCCTCTGTAATTGTGCGGGCAAGCCGAATATCAAGATTCATCAATGCTAAAACCTTTGTTATATCGTAAAGGAGGCCCAATCTGTCCTTTGCCTGCACTTCTATAATGGTATCTGTTTCCGACGAATCGTTGTCTATTTCGACTACATCCTCAACTTTAACTATATCAAATTTCCCGTCTGTTATGTATCTTTTTTTTCTGCTTAATATTGTTTCAATCTTGGTCCTCCCCACGAAAACATCCTGCAAATCTCTACATACCTCCTCCCAGACTTCATCATCATCAACTGGTTTGCCATTGATAAATGTACACTGAAGGGTGTCAACTGCATATCCTTCTTCATTCGTAAAAATCTGTGCACCCAAAATAGCTATCCCTTTTGATGAAACTACTCCACAAAGATTTGAAAATGAGCCAACTTTACCCTCGAAACATACCAGAAAATCGGTTATTCCTGCTTTATCATTTTGAAGCGCCTTCCAAGTCAATACTTTGTTTTCTTTCTTCAACTCGTTAAGCAAAAGATAATGGGTATATATACGGCTTGCAAATGTTGAAAAGCTGTAGCGCTGGGGAAGTTTCGACAAGAAGGTTTTCACCTCCTCTTCTGTAATCGTGCCGCCAGATTTTTGTATTACCTTGCCGATTACCTTCTGCATCTTTCTGCGATTTTCTTCATCATGGACAATCTTTTTATGAAGGCCTCTTTCAAAAAATTTGCTTGTTTTAATATAAAGCGTTTTGATCAATTCCTTTCGCCAATCATTCCAAGAATGAGGCGAAACTGAGCTTATATCTGAATAGGTAAGGATAAGAAGCATCCTCAATTCTTCTTCATTCTCAACGGCATCGGCAAAATTCCCAAGCACTACATCATCGGAAAAATCTCTTTTTTCTGCTGTGTGCATCATCAACAAATGGTTTGACACAAGTTTTTGAACAACAGCGGCATCATCTTCATTTAGCTCCAAGCGTTCCAAAATTTTAGATGTAATTTCTGCTCCTCTCTCAACATGGCCTTTACCACCTGATTTTCCTATATCGTGAAGTAGAATTGCAAAGCGCAGAAGGTCAATTCTCTTAATCATTCTGCAGACATTGTATAAAAGTTCATCATAAATGGTTTTCCCTGTCAAAAGCTCATCAACTTTTTCAAGTGCAAGGAAGGTGTGCTCATCCACTGTATAATGGTGGTAAATGTCAAACTGCACAAGACAATCGAGCTCTTCAAATTCGGGAATCAATCTTCCAATAACTCCCAACTCATTCATCAAACGCAAAAGCCCTGTAATCGATTTTTTGGAACTTAAAATATCGAGAAAAATTGAAGCCGATTTTTTCATCTCATCAGGGGTAGCTTCTATATCCTTCACAGTTGAAGCGATGAATCTCCTCAACCTTTCACTAACCAAAACATTATGATGCTCAACATATTTAAAAACTTCGAAGAGCGATGAAAGAAGTGTAAATTTTGGAAGTTCACCTGCACGGGGCAAATACAATTTGTTGTCAATCAGGATAAGTCCATTTTTCATCTTTTTTTGATGAAGAATCTTTTCCCTCTTCTCACTGGGAGCTCTTTTTTTCAGCATTTTTCTGATGTAGAGAGTGCATATCTGGGCTATTGATTTTGCGGACGAATAATAATCTTTGAGAAAATGTTCTACTGCCGGCTTGTTGCCTATTCTTTTATAGCCAAGATTTTCAGCAATCTTGGATTGATATTGAATCGATAATACATCATTTTTTGATGTGGAAAGATAATGCAAATCATTTCTCACCTTCCATAAGAAACGAAAAGATTTAATAAGAGTCTCCTTTTCCTCGGCTGAAAGAATAGGAATCTTATCGAGGTCATTGATTGTTTCGATTTGTCCTGACGCTTTTGAAATCCAGTATATAGTGTGGACATCTCTCAATCCGCCGGCCCCCTCTTTAACATTTGGCTCGAGCACTTGGACGATCCTTCCAACCTCTTCATAGCGCTCATTACGGTCAAGAATTTTTTCCCGAAGAAAAGCATCAATACGCCTATTTATGATCTTTTTTCTGAAATTAGATATGAATTGCTTGAAAAACTTTTCATTTCCTAAAAGAAATCTTGATTCAAGCAGTGATGTCATCGACTTGAAATCATTCTGTGCCATTTCTTCACAATCCTTGGTACTTCTGATGCTGTAACCAAGGTCAAATCCAATGTCCCACAAGATATGGAGAATTTCCTGATTGAAATTTATTAAAGGGTCGCCCCCTTCAAAAAAAAGGAGCATAATGTCCAAGTCAGATTTTGGACTGAGTGTTTGTCTTCCGTATCCTCCAAGGGCTACAACTGAAACTGTATCTATTTTTGAAGTAAAATGTTTTTTTTCTGCAACCTCAAAAAAGACATCTCTCAAAATCCCGTCCCAGAGGCAGCTGATGGCATTACTTAGAGATTCAGGCGGCGCACCGTCATAGTGCATTTCTTTTATCTTTTCCGTGCCTATGCGCAGCTTATCTTTGTAATACGATACTATCTTTTCATCAATCATTTCCTGCCTTTCAAAATGCTTGTCTTTATCTACTATATATGCCCAAAACTCCTATTATATAATTATCTTTTATCACAATTTAAGAAAAATCACAGTCTTACTTTAGTCAATACCTTCTCACAAAAGCTGATATTTTTATAAATCAGTTTTCCATAGGGTAACAATGAATTTTAGGATAAGCTGATAGAATGGTGAATTAAACTTCAAAGATGTCTAATACGCCTCATTTACCGGAAGAATAGAGGTTGCCTTTGTATTTTGAAAGAGAAGACACATATTCAGAAATACCATTACATATACCTTCTGCTATTAATTGGCGATACTGGGGAGATGCGAGATTTCTTCCTTCTCTCGGGTTTGTTATAAAGGATATTTCAACGAGTATGCTTGGCATATTTGCCCCGATTAAAACATAAAAAGGAGCTTTCTTTACGCCAAGACTCTTTATATAGCTGTATCTTTGCGAAAGTGTGGCAGGCAGGTGATTCTGCACTATTCGCGCAAGTGTGCTGGATTCACTGATTTTTGTATTCTTCATTAAATCTTTAAGTATGTCCTGAAGGTCGCTTATATTTTTCGTCGTTGCACTGTTTTCACGGGCGGCAACTTCGATAGCATAAGGGTCATTTGTCA from Candidatus Schekmanbacteria bacterium includes:
- the mnmA gene encoding tRNA 2-thiouridine(34) synthase MnmA, whose translation is MNEVKSKKVVVAMSGGVDSSVAAYLLKEKGYEVIGISLQLYDQTCYTGKDFGTCCSISDIKDARRVASKLGIPFYVANFEKEFREEVIEHFLDEYFSGRTPNPCILCNRKIKFKYLLKRAMEIGASYLATGHYAQIVKDEKNGEYLLKKGVDKNKDQSYFLAGIGQDILQKLIFPVGNLKKNEVREIAKKGKLPVWEKRESQEICFVPSNNYREFLKKERPHSTGKAGNIVTSDGKVISTHKGIENYTIGQRRGLGIAAGKPLYVIRINTKKNEIVVGSKEELYKRELVVRNLIWHSKKDIPNKGDKVEIKYRYRSSSAPAEIVSLSKDKLNARFTTPQKSLTPGQEAVFYRGDMVLGAGTIEEAK
- the rimO gene encoding 30S ribosomal protein S12 methylthiotransferase RimO; translated protein: MKREKVKIITLGCAKNTVDSEVLAGILENNGIEVVEDSARAETVIINTCSFIEKAREESIDVILEAALEKTNGNIKKLIVAGCMSERYGQQLAAEIPEIDEILGIDEIPEILNFYKGSKRKRDIISRKSQFLYDHTIPRKKLTPPGVSYIKVSDGCDNRCAYCAIPAIRGNLRSRSIESILNEAENLARNGTVEINLLANDLTSFGKDKNEGENLASLLSALSNIENLKWIRPLYLYPSRIDEKLIETIASKVNICNYFDMPIQHTDNTILQMMERKYKIEEVKETINRIRAIIPDAVFRTTFITGFPAETDERFERIIEFIEEMKLDWIGVFAYSKEEGTKAKNLTPQIPLEKAEERAMKIEEVQKKISAAKLASLRGKRCEAIIEAQTSEKNIYEGRIRSQAPEVDGMAFISGEKLECGKIYTVEIDDTLDFDVWATVCND
- the ruvB gene encoding Holliday junction branch migration DNA helicase RuvB; its protein translation is MKKEELQIEEKELDLTLRPSAFDDYVGQQNVKENLKVFIEAAKKRGEALDHCLFWGPPGLGKTTLAYIIAREMGVNIRATSGPVIERQGDLVAILTNLKEKDILFIDEIHRLNRTIEEVLYPAMEDFEVDIVIGQGPAARSMKLKLPRFTLIGATTRAGLLTSPLRGRFGIKHRLDFYNEDELSAIVSRSAKILGVKITDEGRYVIASRSRGTPRIANRLLRRVRDYAQIEGDGTIDEEIANSALNKLEIDSQGLDSLDRKLLKVIIEKFNGGPVGVGTISAVINEEKDTIEDVYEPFLIQKGFLERTPRGRTATKLAYTHLGIEPPPDNQTSLF
- the ruvA gene encoding Holliday junction branch migration protein RuvA encodes the protein MIGKIRGILESKKPNQVLVDVNGIGYEVFIPLSTFYKLPEVGSEVLLEVHTHIREDAFELFGFFTPQEKSLFKSLISVSKIGPKLAINIMSGAETEKIAEAIREGDIILLNSIPGVGKKTAERLIYELRDKISADICEGRKAEEGKGVLKSKLTDDVVSALINLGYSKSMAEKAVAKASKNGADGISVEELLKESLKYLVKHSE
- the glnD gene encoding [protein-PII] uridylyltransferase is translated as MIDEKIVSYYKDKLRIGTEKIKEMHYDGAPPESLSNAISCLWDGILRDVFFEVAEKKHFTSKIDTVSVVALGGYGRQTLSPKSDLDIMLLFFEGGDPLINFNQEILHILWDIGFDLGYSIRSTKDCEEMAQNDFKSMTSLLESRFLLGNEKFFKQFISNFRKKIINRRIDAFLREKILDRNERYEEVGRIVQVLEPNVKEGAGGLRDVHTIYWISKASGQIETINDLDKIPILSAEEKETLIKSFRFLWKVRNDLHYLSTSKNDVLSIQYQSKIAENLGYKRIGNKPAVEHFLKDYYSSAKSIAQICTLYIRKMLKKRAPSEKREKILHQKKMKNGLILIDNKLYLPRAGELPKFTLLSSLFEVFKYVEHHNVLVSERLRRFIASTVKDIEATPDEMKKSASIFLDILSSKKSITGLLRLMNELGVIGRLIPEFEELDCLVQFDIYHHYTVDEHTFLALEKVDELLTGKTIYDELLYNVCRMIKRIDLLRFAILLHDIGKSGGKGHVERGAEITSKILERLELNEDDAAVVQKLVSNHLLMMHTAEKRDFSDDVVLGNFADAVENEEELRMLLILTYSDISSVSPHSWNDWRKELIKTLYIKTSKFFERGLHKKIVHDEENRRKMQKVIGKVIQKSGGTITEEEVKTFLSKLPQRYSFSTFASRIYTHYLLLNELKKENKVLTWKALQNDKAGITDFLVCFEGKVGSFSNLCGVVSSKGIAILGAQIFTNEEGYAVDTLQCTFINGKPVDDDEVWEEVCRDLQDVFVGRTKIETILSRKKRYITDGKFDIVKVEDVVEIDNDSSETDTIIEVQAKDRLGLLYDITKVLALMNLDIRLARTITEGIRAVLVFYVGDEKGRKIRDELFLEKLRDNLKESLVEK
- a CDS encoding transcriptional regulator; the encoded protein is MPQDKNQALEMFRKKFETYKKIMDAEGEQKAWDTLFEGYPERQKKNMGPLIENTTLADGFSKAIPLYKQIGMEMEVVDISNKGIDAVLEIQKVCPVMGMAKEYGFDEPCHVICEMDIEATKAAFPGTKGEILCAQARGAAVCLFKYERPGK
- a CDS encoding YebC/PmpR family DNA-binding transcriptional regulator — encoded protein: MSGHSKWSTIKHKKSKEDAKRGKLFTKLQKEIMVAARLGGGDPEANPRLRTAIAAARSANMPNDNIQRAIKRGTGELPGVTYEQAEYEGYGPGGIAVLVECLSDNKNRTVAELRNLFSKHGGNIGEAGCVSWMFEKKGLIHVEKSKADEEALMEKVIEAGAEDMKTEDDIYEIVTDLESFESVKKALNDASIPMQYAEITMVPKNTVKVDGDKALKVLKLMDVLEDHDDVQHVYSNFDIPDEVMKNLQDQI
- the ruvC gene encoding crossover junction endodeoxyribonuclease RuvC; amino-acid sequence: MRVLGIDPGTVVTGIGIVEKNGSGMECLYAGRVRTSEKKSLSLRLNNIFDELIKVIEIYSPDESAVENLFFARDAKSALKLGHARGVALLAIEKSGIPVAEYMPTEIKKSVLGYGRGTKEQVQHMVKLMLNLPDKKMLPDITDALAVAICHIHSRETEERLKMAR